The Sphingomonas aliaeris genome segment TCGTTCGCGAAGCGCCAGCTGACCGTATTGCCCGGCCATGTCTGGTTGCGGCGCAAGGCGATGCCGCCCAGGCGTTCGCGCTGCAGGATATCATTCGGCTGATCGACGCGATCGGACCACCAATGCCCCTCGGTATACATATCCTGGTGCTGCGCCTTGTCGGCAGCGGCTTGCGCGTGAAGCGCGGCGAGAACGGCCGTGTCGCCGGTTTCGGACCAGCGGGCATATTGGCCGAACGGGTCCTGCCCCGTCGCTTTCTTTCGTAGCGCCGCGCCGCCGGGATAGGTCGCGAAGGCGTTTTCGTTCAGTTCGGCCAGCGCGCTCGGGCCGGACCTGGCCAGACGCGCGTCGATCGGGCGGCGATATTTGTCATCCCCGGTAAAGCGCCATGCAGCCCAGACGGATTGCAGCGGCGTGTTCACCCCGCCCCCGTCGCCGACGCGCGTCTGGTCGGTGCGCCAGTTGATCTCGTTGGGATAGCTCCATTGGCCGTCCGCGCCCTGCACGCCATGCGCCATCCAGCCGTCGACCAGCCCGGTGACCAGCCCGCGGGCCTGCGCATTGCCATTGTACAGGCCGAGCAGGATCGGGGCGTGCATGACCGTCCAGCTATACGGCTTCTGCCATTCCCACGGCCCTTCGCGGTACATCTTGCGCCCGCCATACCAGTTGCTCGCGAAGTGGAGATGGCCGGCGGGATTGCGCAGGATGACGCCTTGCAGCGCGCGCGTCGTCGCCATCAACCGCTCGACCGCCTTCGGATCGCCCCAGTTGAGATAGAGGTCCGCCGCGTCGGAGTTCAGGCCTTCCTCATAGGCATGCAGTTCGTCGGTGGTGATATAGCCGAGGCCGTTCACCCGCATGCCGTTCTTGTACGATGCATCGGCGAGCGCACGGAGCGAGGCGCGGATCCTGTCCGGCTTCACCCCCATCAGCGCCAGCCCCGGCCATTGCTGCGCCAGATCCACGTCGTCCGAAATACCGCCGCCGAAATCGCCATAGGGCACCTGACGATTGTCGATCCACCAGTCGACGAAGTGCCGGACCTGCTTCAGATCCTCGATCTGGCGGAACGCCCAGGCGGGGGTATCGGCGGGCACCGCCGGCGACGCGTAAGGGGGCAGGTTTTCGGGGCGGTAGTTGATGTCCGCCCAATAAGCGCGGGCGCGAACATTGTTGGGATCGACGCGCAGCAGATCACCGATATCCGCGAACAGACGGGCATAAAGACCGGCGCGTTTCGAAGCGGTGTGTTCCTCGACCAGAAAGCCCCAATTGTCCTTCACCTGATTCAGGCGATCGGCGACGTGTTCGGGCAGCGCGGCTGCGCGGTCCTTGAAGACCAGACGGATCTTCGCGCCGTTCAGCGCCGCGGCGTCGAAGTCGGGCGCGGCCGAGGCCACGGATACATACAGGCTGTCGTTGGACAGGATACGATCACGCAGATCGAGCCAGACGGTGCGCGGCTGACCGGGGCGGACCGAGACCGACACGTCGATCATGTCGCGACCGGGCCAGAGCGGATCCTTCACGCGGATGTTCAACGGGATCAGTCCGGCGGCGTTGGCGGTCGATTTCAGCGCGGGAAGGTCGATCGCGATGCCGTCCAGACCGGCGTTCAGATTCTGCCAGCCATAATCCCAGGCGCGCGCGATCGGCTGATCCGGATAGGCGTCGCCATAGCTGGCGGGGATCAGGATATGGACGATCGGTTGCGCGCCCTTCATCCGGGCGACCGGCCCGGTCGCGCCGGCCGCACCCGCGCCGACCGCCGCCTTGATCCCGGACGTCGGCGTGGCGAGGACCGTTTCGCGTTCGTCCGGCGCGTATCGGCCAGCGATGAAGGCATTCAGCGGGTCGAGCGCGGCGAGCTTCGGCGCGAGATCGGAATTGATCGTGTAGTCGAGCGAGAAGCTGCCCGTCGGCACCGCGCCCGCCGAAACGTCATACGCCCAGATTTCCTGGATCGGCTGTTCCTGCATCACGTTGGTGAAGCCGAAGCGGCCACCGGTGCGCGGGGTGAAGCGATCGACCGAGCGGACGACGCCTTGCGGTCGTCTGGCCAGCGTCACCGCCTTCCCGCCGTCGCTCCAGTCGAGCGTGCCATAGGCCGCGCCGCGGATTTCGATGCGGTTGACGCGCTCGCCGGGCGGGACGGTCAGGTCGTATCTCTTGCCGCCTTCGACATAGGTGTTCCAGTCGGGCAGTTCGAAATAGTCGTTGCGGCCGGGAAGGCGCGAGCGATTGTAGACGCCGGGCCAGGTGGTCTCGGTGATGCCGTCCACGCCTTTCCACATCCACTGTTTCAGGTCCTTCGCGTCGGCGAATTCGACCTTTCGGATGCGTGTGACGGCGGCGTCGAGCAATGGAGGTGATGTTCGGTCCCAGCCGTACCGGTGGAGCCAGGCGGCGCGTTCGGCGCGCGTGTCGCGTAGTGGTGGCGCGGCCGGGTCCCGCTTGTCGGCAAGCGCGGCGATGGCGGCGGCGTCCAGTTGGCTATCGTAGACGCGGATCTCGTCGACGTCGCTGCCGCGCATGAAATTGTAGCGGCTTTGCACCTGATGCGGGGAGAGGACGCGGCCGGCGAGGCCGAACTGGTCGAGGCCGCTGTCCAGATCCGCCTTCTGGTCGCGACGGGCGGCTTCATTGCCATCGACGTACAGGCGCAATCCGACCGTCTCGTCCCACGATACCGCGATATGATGCCAGGCATCGGCGGCGGGCAGGACGGGCATGCGGTACGAGACGCGGACGCGCGACAGATTGGCGTCGGTGACGAACGCGTCGAAGCCGTGGCCGTTATAATCGATGCGCAGGAACGCCATGTCCCAGCTGGAATGATCCGCGAAGGACACGCGGAAGATGTTGAATGGCGCCTCGCCCACCGGCGTCCGCGCGCGCCAGAAGAAAGCGAGCGTCCCCCGCGCCGCGCGGATGTTGCCGGGTGCCTTCCACGCGACATAGCCATCGTCGGCCCAGCGCGCCGCCCCGCCGATCGCGCCATCGGGGACGACCGTCACACCGCTCCGGAAATTGGGCACCGGATCGCCGCCGGCGACCTCCGCCGTCAGGCTGGTATCCGCCGAGGCGCGGAACAGCAGGCCGGTCGCGTCCTTAGCCGACTGCGCATGGGCAATCGGCGCCCATGCGATCAGCGCCGCCGCCGGGATGAGGCACGCCGGGATCAGGCGGGTTCTTGTCACACTCTCTCTCCCGGCGGGCGCTTCGTGCGCCTTATACCTCGACCCGTGCCAGCCGCGGCGACAGCAGGTGTACCGCGAGCAGCGCCAGGAAATAGGCGCTGGCGCAGATCGCGAACAGGGTCGAATAACTGCCCGTCGCGTCGAGGATCGACCCGGTGAACCACGCCATCCCCATCCCGCCCACTGCACCCACCGTACCGCCGATGCCGACGACCGACCCGACCGCACCGCGCGGAAAGATATCCGACGGCAACGTGTAGAGGTTGGCGGAGAAGGCCTGATGCGCCGCCGTCGCCAGCCCGATCACCAGAACCGCCGTCCAGACATTGTCGATATCCTGCGCGAAATAGATCGGCAGCACGCAGAAAGCACAGATCAGCATCGTCAGCTTGCGCGCGAAGTTGGGCGACTTGCCGGCCTTGATCAGGCGCGACGACAGATACCCGCCACCGACGCTGCCGACATCGGACAACAGGTAGATCGCCGCCAGCGGAAGACCGAACGTCTTCAGGTCGAGATCGTAGCGTTCGTACAGATAGCCCGGCAGCCAGAACAGGAAGAACCACCAGATTGGATCGATGAAGAACTTGCCCAGCGCATAGGCCCATGTCTCACGCACCGTCAGCAGGCGCAACCAGGGCAAGGGCACGACGGGGTCGGCCGGATCCTGTTCGATCCACGCCAGTTCCGCCGCGCCGACGCGCGAATGCTCACGCGGGTGGCGGTACATCGCCCACCACGCGATCAGCCACACGATCCCGAACAGGCCGGTGATGTAGAAGGCGACGCGCCAGTCGAAGGCGAGAACGAGGAACGGGACGAGCAACGGCGTGATGATCGCGCCGACATTGGCGCCGGCGTTGAACACACCGATCGCGAATGCACGCTCACGCTGCGGAAACCAGTCCGTCACCGCGCGGATGCCCGCGGGGAAGTTTCCGGATTCACCGATACCGAGGCCGAAGCGCGCCATCGCGAACTGCGTGATGCTGCCCGCCAGGCCGTGCGCCATGTGGCTGATCGTCCAGATGATGATCGCGATCGTATAGCCGAGCCGCGCGCCGAGCTTGTCGACCACCTTGCCGAAGCTGATGTAACCGACTGCGTAGGCGACCTGGAACCAGAACACGATCGTGGCGAAATCGCCCTCGGTCCATTTGAATTCGGCCTGCAGGGTCGGCTTCAGCACGCCGATCATCTGGCGATCGATATAGTTGATGGCGGTAGCCGCGAACAACAGGCCGCAAATCACCCAGCGATAGCGCCCGACCGTGCCGGCCGCCCGATCCACCACTCCGCCATCCGGCGCTGCGCCGATCGCGGACTCCGGTGCCTGTGCCATCACATTCTCTCCCGTTTACCTGGCCCTTATTGAGCCTTGATCTTGCATGCGACCGTCAGTCGGCCGTCGAACACTGCCTCGACGGCCGCGCCGATCGCGACGCGGTGGACGCCGGTGACGGCACCGCTAGATATCCACTGGCCGGGCTGTAGCGCGATACCGCGCAGCGCCATCGCCTCGAACAGGAACCGCGCCGCACCGAACGGGCCGTCCAGCATCGTCGCGGCGGTCGCGGCGCCTGCCTCCACCCCGTCGATCGTGAGGCTCACCGGCCACGAAACCAGATCCTGATCGCGCCAATTCGGAATCGCTTCGCCCACGACCAGACCGTTATTGTTGCCGAAATCGGAAATCGTGACGGTCGCGCCGTGATCGTTGATGCCGGGGAAAGGCGAACTGGCGATCTCGATCCCGACATGCACTGCGTCGATCAGCGCCGTCGCCTCGGCGATCGTATAGGACTGCTTCGCGGGATCGGGCGCGGTGCCGATGCAGAGCAGGAACTCTGCTTCACCGGCGGCAAACCCCCGGAAATGACCGGCATCGCGACCGGATCGTCCTGCGCGTCCTTCACCTGATCGGCGAAGATCGGTCCAGCGAGGCGGTTGATTCCGTCGATCGGAGGATTGATCCGTCCGACCTTCCACCCGACCACCTGACGATCGGACAGCGCGATCGCCGCATCCTGCACGGCATAGGCCGTTTCGAGCGTGTCGGGCATGTCGCCGGGAAAATCGGGCAATGCGCGGCCGGTGCGGCGGGCATCGACGAAAGAACGGGCGATGCCGTTGATGTTCTCGGAAATCTGACCGGACATTGCTACGCGCTCGCCTCCCCACTCACTATTCTTCTGTCGGCGATGACTATGGGAAACCGGTGTCAATGACAATAGCCTGCGCGGTGCCGGTGTCCGATTTCCAACCGAAGTTACAGCGTCACGCCGCGTTTCCAGATCGCGATCTCGCGTTCGCCATTCCGTTCCGCCGCCGTTTCCGCGCCCGATGCGACCCGTCCGATCAGGCCTGCCAGCGCGTCTTCCGCCGCGGTGAAACCTTCGTTCAGCACCTGTCCCGCGTCGAAGTCGATCCAGTTCGGCTTGCGGGCGGCGAGTGCGCTGTTCGATGCGATCTTGATCGTCGGTACGGGAAAGCCGAGCGGCGTTCCTCGCCCGGTGGTGAACAGGATCACCGTCGCCCCGGCCGCCGCCAAGGCGGTGGACGACACCGCATCGTTACCGGGCGCTTCCAGCAGGGTCAGCCCGGACTGCGTCGCGGCGTGACCATATCCGATCACATCGATGACCTGTGCGCGCCCCGCCTTCTGCACCGCGCCGAGCGATTTCTCCTCCAGCGTGGTGATCCCGCCCGCGATATTGCCGGGGGACGGATTCTCCGAAACCGGCTCGCCGTGCGACAGGAAATAGCTTTTGAAGTCGTTGACGAGCGTGACGATGCGATCGAACACGTCGCGACTTGCGGCGCGGTTCATCAGCATCTGTTCGGCGCCGAACACTTCTGGAATCTCCGTGACGATCACGCGCCCGCCCGCGCCGCCGACCCGGTCGCTCATCCGACCGACCAGCGGGTTGGCGGTAAGGCCCGAAAAGCCGTCCGACCCGCCGCATTTCACGCCCAGCACGAGGCGATCGAAGGCGACCGGCTCGCGGGTCGCGGCGACATAGGCGGCGAGTTGCTCGACCAGGGCGACGCCCTGTTCGACTTCGTCCTCCGCCTGCTGCGCGACCAATGTCCTGACGACCGCGCGGCGATCGGCCGGGATTTCGGCCATCAACTGCTCGATTTGGTTCGATTCGCAGCCAAGCCCGACGATAACGACTCCCCCGGCATTCGGGTTGCACGCGAGGCCGGCGAGGATCCGGCGCGTCGCGGCAAGATCGTCGCCGAGTTGCGAGCAACCGAACGGGTGGGTGAAGGCATGGACGCCGTCTATACCGGGCAAAGCCAGCGCGTTACCGCGCGCGGCGATCCGGTCGGCGGTGCGGGCCACGCAACCGACCGTCGGCAATACCCAGATTTCGTTGCGCGTGGCGACGCGGCCATCGGCGCGGATATAGCCCATGAACTGGTCCTGCCCGCCCGTGAGGTGAGGGGCGGCCGCGGGCATAAAGGTGTAATCGAGTTCCCCGACAAGACCGGTGGCGAGGTTGTCGCTGTGCACCACATCGCCGACCGCAATCGATTGGGTCGCGCGACCGATCGGAAAGCCGAACTTGACGACGTCTTCCCCGGGCGCGAGCGGCGCGACGGCTATCTTGTGGCCGCGGCCAATTGCCGCGCGCGACTCTATCGTCCGTCCATCGACCTCGACCGCGCCGCCGACCGGCACGTCGTCCAGCAAGGTCGCGACGCTGTCGCGCGGGTCGATGTGCAGGGCCTTGATCACGAATGCTATGCCTTTTGCGAAGGTAACGGGAACCGGTGTCAGCCGCGACTATCAATGCCGGAGCGGCAATATCATCGCAAGTGCTGGCGGCTGCACCTTCGCCCGGCTATGCACTGGAGCTATGAAGAAGACCGGCCAGCCGACGATCAACGACGTAGCGCGGCTCGCGGGCGTTTCGAAAAAGACGGTCAGCCGCGTGATCAACCGATCGCCCCTGCTGAACGACGACACCCGGCGGCGGGTCGAGGACGTTATCAGCGGATTGAGCTACATCCCGAATCCGCAGGCCCGCGCGCTCGCACTCCGCCGCAATTTCCTGATCGGGCTCGTTCACGACAATCCCAATGCGCAGATGGTGATGAACGTGCAGCAGGGGATCTTGGAGGCGCTGCACGGTACCGAGTTCGAACTGGTCGTGCGTCCGCTGGATCGCGGATCGGCGACGATGCTGGAGGATCTGCGCCACTTCCTCGAGCGCCAGCGGCTGTTCGGACTGATCCTGCTGCCCCCCATCAGCGAGAATGATTCCATTGCCCAGTTATGTTCGGAAATCGGATGCCGCTATGTCCGGATGGGGTCCGCGCAACTGGATGACGACGATCACATGGTCGCGTCGAACGATCGGGAGGCGGTGCGCGGGGCGACCGAATATCTGATCGCGCAGGGCCATCGCCGGATCGGCCTGGTCGCCGGGCCGCATGGTTTCCGGTCGGCGCGCGAGCGTCGGCTGGGATTCGAGGAAGCGCTGGATGCGGCGAATATCCCGATTTCGCGCAGCATGATCGCCGACGGAAACTATACTTTCGAATCAGGCATTTCAGCCGCCGGTCGCCTGCTCGACCTGATGCCGCGCCCGACCGCGATCT includes the following:
- a CDS encoding LamG-like jellyroll fold domain-containing protein produces the protein MTRTRLIPACLIPAAALIAWAPIAHAQSAKDATGLLFRASADTSLTAEVAGGDPVPNFRSGVTVVPDGAIGGAARWADDGYVAWKAPGNIRAARGTLAFFWRARTPVGEAPFNIFRVSFADHSSWDMAFLRIDYNGHGFDAFVTDANLSRVRVSYRMPVLPAADAWHHIAVSWDETVGLRLYVDGNEAARRDQKADLDSGLDQFGLAGRVLSPHQVQSRYNFMRGSDVDEIRVYDSQLDAAAIAALADKRDPAAPPLRDTRAERAAWLHRYGWDRTSPPLLDAAVTRIRKVEFADAKDLKQWMWKGVDGITETTWPGVYNRSRLPGRNDYFELPDWNTYVEGGKRYDLTVPPGERVNRIEIRGAAYGTLDWSDGGKAVTLARRPQGVVRSVDRFTPRTGGRFGFTNVMQEQPIQEIWAYDVSAGAVPTGSFSLDYTINSDLAPKLAALDPLNAFIAGRYAPDERETVLATPTSGIKAAVGAGAAGATGPVARMKGAQPIVHILIPASYGDAYPDQPIARAWDYGWQNLNAGLDGIAIDLPALKSTANAAGLIPLNIRVKDPLWPGRDMIDVSVSVRPGQPRTVWLDLRDRILSNDSLYVSVASAAPDFDAAALNGAKIRLVFKDRAAALPEHVADRLNQVKDNWGFLVEEHTASKRAGLYARLFADIGDLLRVDPNNVRARAYWADINYRPENLPPYASPAVPADTPAWAFRQIEDLKQVRHFVDWWIDNRQVPYGDFGGGISDDVDLAQQWPGLALMGVKPDRIRASLRALADASYKNGMRVNGLGYITTDELHAYEEGLNSDAADLYLNWGDPKAVERLMATTRALQGVILRNPAGHLHFASNWYGGRKMYREGPWEWQKPYSWTVMHAPILLGLYNGNAQARGLVTGLVDGWMAHGVQGADGQWSYPNEINWRTDQTRVGDGGGVNTPLQSVWAAWRFTGDDKYRRPIDARLARSGPSALAELNENAFATYPGGAALRKKATGQDPFGQYARWSETGDTAVLAALHAQAAADKAQHQDMYTEGHWWSDRVDQPNDILQRERLGGIALRRNQTWPGNTVSWRFANEGAGEQVAILLPGATPDRFRVIAYNMSDAEQRAAMTTWNVTAGRWTMRLSTSTDESRTLVPAGPARPVELERSASVDVAFAPRTTTVMDFALQTPTTPVEARPDLGIGADDLLVRGIACA
- a CDS encoding MFS transporter: MAQAPESAIGAAPDGGVVDRAAGTVGRYRWVICGLLFAATAINYIDRQMIGVLKPTLQAEFKWTEGDFATIVFWFQVAYAVGYISFGKVVDKLGARLGYTIAIIIWTISHMAHGLAGSITQFAMARFGLGIGESGNFPAGIRAVTDWFPQRERAFAIGVFNAGANVGAIITPLLVPFLVLAFDWRVAFYITGLFGIVWLIAWWAMYRHPREHSRVGAAELAWIEQDPADPVVPLPWLRLLTVRETWAYALGKFFIDPIWWFFLFWLPGYLYERYDLDLKTFGLPLAAIYLLSDVGSVGGGYLSSRLIKAGKSPNFARKLTMLICAFCVLPIYFAQDIDNVWTAVLVIGLATAAHQAFSANLYTLPSDIFPRGAVGSVVGIGGTVGAVGGMGMAWFTGSILDATGSYSTLFAICASAYFLALLAVHLLSPRLARVEV
- a CDS encoding UxaA family hydrolase, with the protein product MIKALHIDPRDSVATLLDDVPVGGAVEVDGRTIESRAAIGRGHKIAVAPLAPGEDVVKFGFPIGRATQSIAVGDVVHSDNLATGLVGELDYTFMPAAAPHLTGGQDQFMGYIRADGRVATRNEIWVLPTVGCVARTADRIAARGNALALPGIDGVHAFTHPFGCSQLGDDLAATRRILAGLACNPNAGGVVIVGLGCESNQIEQLMAEIPADRRAVVRTLVAQQAEDEVEQGVALVEQLAAYVAATREPVAFDRLVLGVKCGGSDGFSGLTANPLVGRMSDRVGGAGGRVIVTEIPEVFGAEQMLMNRAASRDVFDRIVTLVNDFKSYFLSHGEPVSENPSPGNIAGGITTLEEKSLGAVQKAGRAQVIDVIGYGHAATQSGLTLLEAPGNDAVSSTALAAAGATVILFTTGRGTPLGFPVPTIKIASNSALAARKPNWIDFDAGQVLNEGFTAAEDALAGLIGRVASGAETAAERNGEREIAIWKRGVTL
- a CDS encoding LacI family DNA-binding transcriptional regulator; protein product: MKKTGQPTINDVARLAGVSKKTVSRVINRSPLLNDDTRRRVEDVISGLSYIPNPQARALALRRNFLIGLVHDNPNAQMVMNVQQGILEALHGTEFELVVRPLDRGSATMLEDLRHFLERQRLFGLILLPPISENDSIAQLCSEIGCRYVRMGSAQLDDDDHMVASNDREAVRGATEYLIAQGHRRIGLVAGPHGFRSARERRLGFEEALDAANIPISRSMIADGNYTFESGISAAGRLLDLMPRPTAIFSCNDEMAAGVMHAARQRGLDIPSDLSIIGFDDTPVAAHVWPPLTTVRWPIASMARSAALKITASLEENAVDEPSLFLSTLIRRASVTPPAA